The following is a genomic window from Ktedonobacterales bacterium.
CCACCTGTCTTGCGCTTCCATTGTTCGCTGGTCCTTCCTGAAAAGAGTCTCTGCTCCCCAGGTCGTCAACACTCGGGATCCGCTTTTGGCACTACCTTCCCCTGCAAGAGGTGGACCCTCAAAGATGTTGGCCTCTGCCCGGATGTAAAATAGAGAAGACTGTTATTTGTAAGAGTTTCGTTCTCATAGTAGGAGGGCCGCCATGACACAACCCTGGATTGATATTTCTGTCCCGCTCTATATGGGCATGGTTCACTGGCCCGATAACCCTTCAGTGCAAATTGCCCGGACGTTAGATATGGAGCGTGGCGATGTCTGCAATGTCTCGACGCTGGCAATGGGATCGCACACCGGAACGCATATGGACGCCCCGCTGCACTTTATTCAAGCAGGGAAGGGACTCGATGAGATGCCTCTCGATGCCACCATTGGACCAGCGCGCGTCATTGAAATCCACGACCCCGAATCCATTAAGCCCGACGAGCTTCGTCCACAGGCGCTTCAGCGCGGCGAACGTATTCTCTTCAAAACACAAAACTCGACTCGGTGCTGGACCACAGACAACTTTATCGAAGATTTCATCTATATCTCTCAGGAAGCTGCCCGCTATCTTGCTGCCCTTGAGGTACAGGCAGTTGGCGTAGATTACCTCTCGGTCGGGGGGTTCACAAAAGATGGGGTAGAGACACATCGTGCGCTCCTGGCGGCGGGTATCTGGATCATCGAGGGGCTTAACCTTGCCCAAATCCTGCCCGGCGTTTACGACCTCATCTGCCTCCCACTGAAGATTACCCGAAGCGATGGCGCGCCAGCCCGCGCCATTCTGCGCAAAGCAGAATGAGCGGCAGCTTCTGCTCTTATGTTTCTCCAGGAAAGGGCTGAGTATAGCAATCACCCAGGTAGTACTTTTGGGGCAGCGGCGCCGCTGCTTGCCCGATTGCGTTGGTACGATGAACGTTGATGATCGTTCGTGAACCCTGGGTAAGCCTTTGATCTTGTGCTACAATAATTGACAAAGCAGGTGTGTCAATACTCATTTTGACGCTTTGAGTTTGTGGTCAGAGATGAAGGGCAGGATGTCCTGTGGCTACAAGCCCACATCTGCGCAGAGCGATCTATCACCATTCGGGCCGTTACTAACCGTAGGGAAGGCGCGTTAGTTTAAGGTAGAATGGGGTTAGCGCCTCATCACTTCATCTTCTTAGACTATCCCACTTAACAACCCTTGAAGGGTGTACTCTCATCTTCTAGCCAGGAGGATTCGCTCGTAGCGTGAAGGATGTATCTGATAGCGGCAAATTCTTTAAGTGCTGACAATGTAGTAGCACGAAACGCGCAATTTTCAATACTGGCCTAAAGACCAGGAGGATACGTTGAAGTCAAAGCAGATCAAAATTATCTCTCCTGAAGGGGAAGCATACGTGGGTGAGGACGAGGGCCAGAGGCAGCCCCTGGTCGTCGTGAGCAGTTTTCCACCGCGCAAGTGTGGGATTGCAACGTTTACGGAAGAGGCGCTTGAATTTGTACGGAAACACCTGCCGGAGCGGCCAATTCATATCGTGTCACACCTGGACGGTCGGGGGCCACAAGTGCATCCGATCCTTGACCAGGAAGATCCAAACTGGCCGGAGATGGTGAGCACTTCTATTCAGCAACTCAATCCTTATATCGTCCATCTGGAGCATGAATACGGACTTTATCACGCTATTGATCCCGTCACTGGCAAAAAAGATAACAACGAGCGGTTCATCCGATTGCTCGCGCTGCTGCGCGCTGCTGGTATTCCAACTCTCGTTGAAGCTCACACCGTTCACGGGCGATATACCGAAGCAGAAGAGCAGTTCCTACGCCAGCTTGTGGCAACCTGCACGACCCTGATCCTTAAGTGCGATTATCAGCGCTGGCGGATGGAGTGGAATTTCCGCGAGCGACCAGAAAACGTTATTGTGATTCCGCACGGCGCACGCCCTGATAAGCTCAACCTTGACCCGGAAGCATGTAAGCGCCGCCTTGGGCTGAACGAACTGGTTGGTAAACCTGTTCTGGGGCTGATTGGCTGGATACAAACCAACAAGCGCTGGGACTTGATTCTGGATCAGTGGGAAGATTTGCGGCGCGCGGTTCTGGAGCAGACCGGCCAGGAGTGGATACTACTTTGCGCCGGAAATATGCGCGATCCCAATGATACCGCGTTTTTTGAGATGTGTCGGGCCAAAGCGCAAGAGCTTGAGCGGCGCGGCCTTGCTCGCTATGTCGAATTTGATCCGCGCGGCGACCTCTATTATGAAATGATGGCCTGCTTTGATGCTGTCGCGCTACCATCTCTGGATGAGACTCAATCGGGTACGATGGCACGTATCTTCGCGCTGGGCAAGCCCTATATTACATCGGCTCCCCAGGAAGGGCTGACTTCGCAGACAGTGGAAAGCGAGGCAGGCTTGCTCTTCTCCAACGATGCGACGCTTCGCCGGGGGCTGCTGCGGCTGATGACCAGCGCAAACGTGCGCGCTGAACTGGGCGCGCACGCGCGCACGTATTTGCAAGAGGTTGTCAGTTGGGATGTTGTGGCCGAGCAATATCTGGATGCCTACGCAATGGCAGCGGCGAAAATGCGCTATACTTTGGCTGACAAGACACCAACCGAGGTGGCGCAAGCAGCCGGAGAAGCCGCCCATAGCAGTTAGCAAGCGCGGCCACTTACAGCGGCAAGAAAGCGCAAAGCACTGAAGCCGCTTCTGGTAACTCGAAAAGTAGGATGAGTATGCAACGGCGAGGGGTGACTGGCTGTCTGCCACCCCCTCGCTTTTTACTGACCCTGCGCCAGGCAGGCGAACTTATAATTCGCGCTTCGATGCTAGCAACATTGGCGCAATGCTGCGGCATACACTATAATGCAGAAAGCGGCGGATACTGGCTTTGTAATGTGGAACCCTGAGCAGCGCCAGAGCGTATATCAGGTGAGATATTGGTGTTGAGGTATCCATTGTAAAGAATGCCTGGATACTAAAGAGAGGATACAATGGAAGTTCCGGTTGGAGCGCAGGAATATACCGAGCAGGGTAGGAAGCTGCTCCTTCAGGGGCAGGCGCGCGACGCGGCGGTGGCTTTTGCTCATGCGGTGAAAATAGATCCGAATCTGGTAGCAGGGCATCTAGGGCTGGCGCAGGCGAATCTGGCGCTTGGCTCCTATGGACTGGTGCATATGGCTTGTCGGCGGGCGCTGGAATTGGCGCCATCAGGGCCAGACGCAGACCTGGCACAGGCGCTGCTCTTTGTTATGGACCGTCGCTATGATCGCGCTTTGGACGCTCTGGAGAAAGTCATTGCTGAAGACCCAGGGCAAGCCTATGCCCACGCGCTGCGCGGCTACTGCCTCCATCGCCTTGGCCGAGATTATGAGGCGGCTCTCGCCGAAGCCAAGGCGGCGCGCCTGGCAGGCAACGTTGATTTTGCCGCGCTCTTCCCCAAGGTCGAAAAGGTCGAACCATCAACGGATCGCCCAACTGCGAACGCTCCGTCACAGGAAACGATAGATAAATACCGCGAGCAACCCTGGCAGCCGCCATCGCAGGTTCGCCGCCAGGTGGCGCGGGCGCGCTTCGCCACACGCAACTCCACGATAGTAACGACATCGCTGATTGTTATCAACGTCGTGATTTTTCTGATCTGCGGGCTGATGGCGGGCAATATCCTTAACCCTATCCCTGCTAATGGATTTCTCGTGCCTGAGTCCAGGTTTCAGATCTATATCTGGGGCATTCTGGACAGACCTGATGTAGTGCAAGGGTATCAGTATTGGCGGATAGTGACCTCCATGTTCCTGCACGAAAGTTGGCTGCACGTCGGCTTGAACATGCTATCGCTCTACTTCATCGGACGGTTGGTTGAGCAGGTCTACGGACCCTGGCGCTATTTACTTATCTACTTTGCCACAGGCATCTTTGGTGGCCTGCTGGTCCTTTTCCTCTCAGACTCGGCTGTGCTAGGCGCATCAGGCGCTATCTTCGGTGTTTTCGGCGCACTGGGCATTTTCCTCTGGTACAAGCGGCGGGCATTTGGCTCGGCAATGCTCAGCCAGTGGGTCTTCTGGCTGGTCCTCAACCTGGTCTTCACCTTCGGCTATGGCAATATTAGCGTCTCAGGCCATATCGGTGGCTTGTCAATGGGGCTGCTGCTGGGGCTGCTGCTGATGCCGGACTTCTGGACACCTGTACGGGTGCGGATGCGCCGGGGCCAAACCGGAGATGCGCTGCTGCTTGTCATCAAGCCGGTTATAGTGTTGATCGCTATTGCAGCGGCGCTGATCCTGCTGGCCTATTTCCTTGGCGGTGGACGCTAAATCAGCTTCTGCATGCTCATATGTTATGGCAAGCCCGCTTGTAGTGCGCCTCCCAGGCAACCCAACAGTTCACCCCCAGAGACAGCGGCGCTACAGGCCAAAAGCGTCAGGTGTTCGCAACCTCAGCGGCTGCTTGCAGCGTAGAGAGACGGGCAATCACCTCCTCAAGCCGATCATCGGGAACCGTCAGCGAGAGGCGCAGATAGCCTTCGCCACCAGGGCCAAAGTTGCTGCCTGGTGTTACAAATACCCCGATGCGATCCAGCAGCGAGAAGGCAAACTCTTGCGAAGTCTGGCCTGGCGGGATGGCAGGCCAGAGATAGAGGCTCGCCTTTGGTGTCTCCACTGGCAGCCCTAGCTTCTGACAGGCTGCCACTAGCAGATCGCGGCGGCGCTGGTAAATGAGATTGCGCTCGGCAAGCCACTCCGGCGGCAAGGATAACGCTTCGATAGCGGCGTACTGAAGCGGGCGAAAGATGCCGGTATCTATGTTGGTCTTCAACTGACCCAGCGCCTGTACTACTTCGGCATTCCCCACCAGCATACCTAGCCGGAAACCAGCCATGTTATAGGACTTCGAGAAGGAATGAAACTCGACGGCTACATCCTGAGCGCCGGGGATTTCCAGCAGCGAGAGAGGGCGATAGCCATCAAAGCTCACATCAGCATAGGCCATATCATGAGCCAGCAGTACATCGTACTCCTGGGCAAAGCGCACAGCCTGATGAAAGAATTCGGCAGGCGCTATCGCTCCGGTGGGATTATTGGGATAGTTCAGCCAGAGCAGCCTGGCGCGGCGGGCGACATCTGGGGGAATTGCCTCCAGATCGGGCAGGAAGCCCCGCTCAGCAATCAACGGCACGCTATAGTTGTTGGCGCCTGCCAGAGCCGAACCAGCGCCATAGACTGGATAACAAGGATCAGGGACCAGGGCTATATCGCCGGGGTCAAGCAACGCCATCGAGAGATGTACCAGCCCTTCTTTCGAGCCAATCAGAGGTACTACCTCGCGCTCAGGGTCAAGGCTCACCTTAAAGCGGGCCAGAAACCAGCGCGCAATCGCCTGCCGGAACTCCACCATGCCCAGGTATTCGGGATAACGCTGATTGATCGGTTCAAGCGCCGTCGCGCATAGACGCTCGATCACTGGATCAGGCGTTGGCAGATCAGGATCGCCCATTGCCAGGCTGATAACATCAACGCCGCTGGCGCGTTTGGCCGCGATACGCGCCGCAGCATCGGCGAAGTGATAGGGCGGCAACTGCCGCATACGTTCAGAAACTCGCATACCTGTCCTCACAACTTATTTTGCGGGTACGACTTCGTACCAGTTGGGGCCGATTTTAATATCAACTTTGAGGGGCACGCTCAAAGTCATCGCCTCCTCCATTGTTGCACGTACCAGACCTTTGACCAACTCGACCTCATCCTCAGCCGCCTCGAAGACTAACTCGTCATGCACCTGCAAGATCATTCTGGTACGCAAGCCAAGCTCCTCAAAGTGGTGTTGCAGCCGGACCATCGCAATTTTGATAATATCCGCGTTTGTCCCCTGAATAGGCATATTGATCGCCTCGCGCTCAGCAGCTTGCCGCTGTACCATTGGCAGCGAGAGCAAATCAGGCATATAGCGTCGGCGGCCCAGCAGCGTCTCCACATACCCCTGAGAGCGAGCAAAGGCTTTTGTCCCCTCAACATAGGCTTTGACCAGTGGGAACGTTGCCTCATAATTGCGAATATACTCGCTGGCCTCCGTCTGCGAAATGTCGGCGACGCGCGCCAGGCCAAAGGGCGACTGACCATACAGCACGCCAAAGTTAATGGTTTTGGCAATGCGGCGCATGGCAGGCGTTACCTCGTCCAGAGGGACTTTATAGAGCCGCGCAGCAGTGGCCGCGTGGACATCCTCATTGCGCTCAAAGGCTGCGACCAGCGCAGGCTCGCGCGTGATATGCGCCAGAATACGCAGTTCAACCTGCGAGTAATCCGCCGTGAGCAGCACACAGCCAGGGTCAGCGAGAAACGCCCGGCGGATGCGGCGTCCTACCTCGGTGCGAATCGGGATATTCTGCAAGTTTGGCTGGCTGCTGGAGAGCCTGCCAGTCGAGGCAATCGTCTGGTTAAACGAGGTATGCACCCGCCCATCTGTGGGGTGAATCAGTTGCAGCAGCCCGTCTACGTAGGTAGACTTGAGCTTCCCTAACTGGCGATACTCCAGCAGGTTATCAATAGCTGGATGCGCGCCTTTGAGCGTATCCAACACTTCAGCATCAACGGAATAGCCGGTCTTTGTCCTCCTGATTGGGGGTAGCTTGAGTTCGCCAAAGAGAATATCGCCTAGCTGCCTGGTCGAGTTGATATTAAACTGATGCCCAACGGCCTCATAGATCGCCTGTTCCAGCGCCTTGATCTGCTCATCCAGTTCGGCTGCCATGCGCCGCAGAAATACCGGGTCCACCAGAATACCCGCCAATTCCATGCGTGTCAGCACCGGAATCAAGGGCATTTCTACGTCACTGAAGAGCTTATAAAGCTGGCGCTCCTTCAGTCTGGCCTCAATCACTTCCGCCAGCCGATACGTCATATCCGCGTCGGCCCCGGCATAATCGGCGGCGGCGCGGATGGGTACCTGCGCCATGCTGATCTGCTTGGAGCCGCTGCCGATCAGGTCGGTTATCGGCGTCATGATAATGCCAAGATGCTCAAACGCCTGATCTTTCAGCCCCAGCCCGCGCCGACCAGGGTTCAGGAGATACGCGCCGACCATCGAATCGCACGTCAGGCCGCGCAGCCAGACACCATGCTGGGCCAGCGCCAGCATATCGAACTTGGCGTTGTGGCCGAACTTTTTCAGTTGCGCATCTTCCAGCAGCGGCTTCAAGGCTGCTAGCACGCGCTCCAGCGGCAACTGGCTGCCTGGCGCCTGCCCATTGGGGGTCGTCACATGCCCCACTGGGAGGTAATATGCCTCGTTTTTGCCCATCGAGAGCGAGATACCGACAATGCTGGTATTGAGCGCATCCTCTGAGGATGTCTCCAGATCGATAGCAAACGCGCCGCTCGCCCGCAGGCTGCGCGCCAGAATTGCCAGCCCATCCTCGCTATCAATCACCATCGTGTTGGTATGCGCTGGCGCTGTCTGAGCGGGAGTCAAAATGCGCGGCACGCCAGGGGTAGGCAGGTCTGCGCCCTGCTCAGCCTCGGCTTCCACCTCATCCTGCACAAAGAGGCTGAGCTGCTCAGGCCCAATGGCCGGGGTAGCCGCCGCGCCAGCAGTTGTAGGTGAAGTGGTGAACTGGCCGCCGCTGACAACCGCCCTGGGG
Proteins encoded in this region:
- a CDS encoding cyclase family protein; translated protein: MTQPWIDISVPLYMGMVHWPDNPSVQIARTLDMERGDVCNVSTLAMGSHTGTHMDAPLHFIQAGKGLDEMPLDATIGPARVIEIHDPESIKPDELRPQALQRGERILFKTQNSTRCWTTDNFIEDFIYISQEAARYLAALEVQAVGVDYLSVGGFTKDGVETHRALLAAGIWIIEGLNLAQILPGVYDLICLPLKITRSDGAPARAILRKAE
- a CDS encoding glycosyltransferase, which gives rise to MKSKQIKIISPEGEAYVGEDEGQRQPLVVVSSFPPRKCGIATFTEEALEFVRKHLPERPIHIVSHLDGRGPQVHPILDQEDPNWPEMVSTSIQQLNPYIVHLEHEYGLYHAIDPVTGKKDNNERFIRLLALLRAAGIPTLVEAHTVHGRYTEAEEQFLRQLVATCTTLILKCDYQRWRMEWNFRERPENVIVIPHGARPDKLNLDPEACKRRLGLNELVGKPVLGLIGWIQTNKRWDLILDQWEDLRRAVLEQTGQEWILLCAGNMRDPNDTAFFEMCRAKAQELERRGLARYVEFDPRGDLYYEMMACFDAVALPSLDETQSGTMARIFALGKPYITSAPQEGLTSQTVESEAGLLFSNDATLRRGLLRLMTSANVRAELGAHARTYLQEVVSWDVVAEQYLDAYAMAAAKMRYTLADKTPTEVAQAAGEAAHSS
- a CDS encoding rhomboid family intramembrane serine protease, with the translated sequence MEVPVGAQEYTEQGRKLLLQGQARDAAVAFAHAVKIDPNLVAGHLGLAQANLALGSYGLVHMACRRALELAPSGPDADLAQALLFVMDRRYDRALDALEKVIAEDPGQAYAHALRGYCLHRLGRDYEAALAEAKAARLAGNVDFAALFPKVEKVEPSTDRPTANAPSQETIDKYREQPWQPPSQVRRQVARARFATRNSTIVTTSLIVINVVIFLICGLMAGNILNPIPANGFLVPESRFQIYIWGILDRPDVVQGYQYWRIVTSMFLHESWLHVGLNMLSLYFIGRLVEQVYGPWRYLLIYFATGIFGGLLVLFLSDSAVLGASGAIFGVFGALGIFLWYKRRAFGSAMLSQWVFWLVLNLVFTFGYGNISVSGHIGGLSMGLLLGLLLMPDFWTPVRVRMRRGQTGDALLLVIKPVIVLIAIAAALILLAYFLGGGR
- a CDS encoding LL-diaminopimelate aminotransferase, whose protein sequence is MRVSERMRQLPPYHFADAAARIAAKRASGVDVISLAMGDPDLPTPDPVIERLCATALEPINQRYPEYLGMVEFRQAIARWFLARFKVSLDPEREVVPLIGSKEGLVHLSMALLDPGDIALVPDPCYPVYGAGSALAGANNYSVPLIAERGFLPDLEAIPPDVARRARLLWLNYPNNPTGAIAPAEFFHQAVRFAQEYDVLLAHDMAYADVSFDGYRPLSLLEIPGAQDVAVEFHSFSKSYNMAGFRLGMLVGNAEVVQALGQLKTNIDTGIFRPLQYAAIEALSLPPEWLAERNLIYQRRRDLLVAACQKLGLPVETPKASLYLWPAIPPGQTSQEFAFSLLDRIGVFVTPGSNFGPGGEGYLRLSLTVPDDRLEEVIARLSTLQAAAEVANT
- the polA gene encoding DNA polymerase I → MSEISQNGADVSGANEQSRPTLMLIDGHALVHRAFHAFPEDMSTQTGEPTNAVFGFARMLLDALKNIHPDYAAVTFDRPTPTFRHLEFAGYKAQRPPLPDTMRPQFGRIRQLVEAFGMPIYELDGFEADDVMGTLACQAKEQSVSTVIITGDLDTLQLVDSSVRVTYASKPLRGELAYYDEAAVRARYSFAPAKLVDYKALVGDKSDNIPGVPGIGDKTATNLINQYGSLEGILEHVDELPPKIRATLSEHEALARQCKRLATIVTDVPITLDLNASRVQSPNRDEVLSLFRELEFYSMVDRVSRFDIGQAGAVTGADASIATSAPRAVVSGGQFTTSPTTAGAAATPAIGPEQLSLFVQDEVEAEAEQGADLPTPGVPRILTPAQTAPAHTNTMVIDSEDGLAILARSLRASGAFAIDLETSSEDALNTSIVGISLSMGKNEAYYLPVGHVTTPNGQAPGSQLPLERVLAALKPLLEDAQLKKFGHNAKFDMLALAQHGVWLRGLTCDSMVGAYLLNPGRRGLGLKDQAFEHLGIIMTPITDLIGSGSKQISMAQVPIRAAADYAGADADMTYRLAEVIEARLKERQLYKLFSDVEMPLIPVLTRMELAGILVDPVFLRRMAAELDEQIKALEQAIYEAVGHQFNINSTRQLGDILFGELKLPPIRRTKTGYSVDAEVLDTLKGAHPAIDNLLEYRQLGKLKSTYVDGLLQLIHPTDGRVHTSFNQTIASTGRLSSSQPNLQNIPIRTEVGRRIRRAFLADPGCVLLTADYSQVELRILAHITREPALVAAFERNEDVHAATAARLYKVPLDEVTPAMRRIAKTINFGVLYGQSPFGLARVADISQTEASEYIRNYEATFPLVKAYVEGTKAFARSQGYVETLLGRRRYMPDLLSLPMVQRQAAEREAINMPIQGTNADIIKIAMVRLQHHFEELGLRTRMILQVHDELVFEAAEDEVELVKGLVRATMEEAMTLSVPLKVDIKIGPNWYEVVPAK